One window from the genome of Candidatus Dadabacteria bacterium encodes:
- a CDS encoding DUF4276 family protein yields the protein MKKVIIVCEGQTEEAFVNKLLYPELWAKGVFTEPRIISTSPLGKGGVLSGERVLRYLRNTLRERGNTYVTTFFDLFALPQDFPGLKNTPMAAGPLDHATEIETALHNAVVREAGCLPERFFPHIQPYEFEALLFSDTTGFVRAEPAWKAFAGKLASIRENAKSPEYINDGADTHPSARLQNLLHPRYKKVTHGAGVSAEIGIDRIRSECQHFDQWLSRIEAVIPLEQQEI from the coding sequence ATGAAGAAAGTCATCATCGTCTGTGAAGGACAAACCGAGGAAGCTTTCGTGAACAAACTCCTCTATCCCGAGCTTTGGGCTAAGGGAGTGTTCACAGAACCTCGCATCATCTCTACTTCGCCTCTTGGAAAAGGCGGTGTGCTGAGCGGAGAACGTGTGCTCCGCTACCTCAGAAACACCCTTCGGGAACGGGGAAACACCTATGTCACTACATTTTTCGACCTGTTTGCCCTGCCGCAGGATTTCCCGGGACTGAAGAATACGCCCATGGCGGCGGGCCCGCTTGACCACGCAACAGAAATTGAAACAGCGCTTCACAATGCCGTCGTTCGCGAAGCCGGGTGCCTGCCCGAACGCTTTTTTCCCCACATTCAGCCCTACGAATTCGAAGCCCTGCTGTTCTCTGACACGACCGGTTTCGTGAGAGCGGAACCAGCGTGGAAGGCATTTGCCGGAAAACTCGCGAGCATACGCGAAAACGCAAAAAGCCCCGAGTACATAAACGACGGGGCTGACACGCACCCTTCGGCACGCCTTCAAAACCTTCTTCACCCGAGATACAAGAAGGTCACCCACGGCGCGGGAGTCTCGGCAGAGATAGGCATTGACCGCATACGATCTGAGTGTCAACATTTTGACCAATGGCTCTCACGCATTGAGGCCGTTATCCCGCTGGAACAGCAGGAGATATAG